A window of Fictibacillus halophilus contains these coding sequences:
- the hprK gene encoding HPr(Ser) kinase/phosphatase, translating to MAKVHIHELIKKFHLELVSGEEGIHRTIRTSDISRPGLEMAGYFTFYPGERLQLLGKTELSFISELDPETRMERLTALCTDETPGIIVSRDIEVPKELLKASHKSGVPIMRSPVTTTRLSSRITNYLESRLAPTTAKHGVLVDIYGIGVLITGNSGVGKSETALELVKRGHRLVADDSVEIRQEDEDTLIGSAPELIQHLLEIRGLGIINVMTLFGAGAIRNYKKISIVMNLEAWDSKKVYDRLGLEEETTKIIDTEIPILTIPVRPGRNLAVIIEVAAMNFRLKRMGMNAAQQFSDRLTDVIEAGDEEDL from the coding sequence ATGGCTAAGGTACATATTCATGAACTCATAAAAAAATTTCATCTAGAGCTTGTTAGTGGTGAAGAAGGCATTCACCGAACGATCCGAACGAGCGACATCTCACGGCCAGGTCTTGAGATGGCTGGTTATTTTACCTTTTATCCGGGTGAGCGACTACAGCTTCTTGGGAAAACAGAGCTTTCGTTTATTTCAGAACTTGATCCTGAAACACGAATGGAGCGTTTAACCGCGCTTTGTACGGATGAGACACCGGGAATCATCGTTTCTAGAGACATTGAAGTTCCTAAAGAGCTGCTTAAAGCTTCTCATAAAAGTGGAGTGCCGATCATGCGTTCACCGGTTACGACAACGCGTCTATCCAGTCGTATCACCAATTATTTAGAGAGTCGTTTGGCGCCAACGACTGCTAAACATGGTGTTTTAGTAGATATATATGGAATCGGTGTTCTGATCACGGGTAATTCGGGTGTTGGAAAAAGTGAAACGGCTCTCGAACTCGTAAAACGAGGGCACCGGTTAGTAGCTGATGATTCGGTTGAGATCAGACAGGAAGATGAAGATACACTTATCGGCAGTGCACCTGAACTCATACAGCATCTGCTTGAGATTCGTGGTCTTGGCATCATCAACGTGATGACGTTGTTCGGTGCTGGAGCGATTCGCAACTATAAAAAAATCTCGATCGTTATGAATCTGGAAGCTTGGGATTCAAAAAAAGTGTATGACCGACTAGGTTTGGAAGAAGAGACAACAAAGATCATTGATACGGAGATTCCAATCTTAACGATTCCTGTTCGTCCTGGGCGAAACTTAGCGGTCATTATCGAAGTAGCAGCGATGAACTTCCGATTGAAAAGAATGGGAATGAATGCTGCGCAGCAATTCTCAGACCGTTTAACAGATGTAATTGAAGCTGGAGATGAAGAAGACCTATAA
- a CDS encoding GNAT family N-acetyltransferase, giving the protein MQTERLKFRPYTSEDFSFFASLWADPDVVQFIGKGVTRSEEEARKSFDEWLLPGYRDGRGLFLMEHRESLHPVGHAGIVQQTIDGKKEFEIGYWLAKEYWGNGYATEAAIYFKNYAVQELGITRLICLIQPNHKKSITVASRIGMILQKESTFNTIPVDVYSWGESQK; this is encoded by the coding sequence TTGCAAACAGAAAGGCTGAAATTTCGACCATATACGAGTGAGGATTTTTCATTTTTTGCCTCGTTATGGGCAGATCCTGATGTTGTTCAATTTATAGGAAAAGGGGTAACTCGTTCAGAAGAAGAAGCTCGAAAAAGCTTTGATGAATGGCTTCTACCGGGGTATCGCGATGGGAGAGGATTATTTCTTATGGAGCATAGAGAAAGTCTACACCCGGTCGGTCACGCAGGTATTGTGCAGCAAACGATTGATGGAAAAAAAGAGTTTGAAATCGGCTATTGGCTGGCGAAGGAATATTGGGGTAACGGCTACGCTACAGAGGCCGCGATCTATTTCAAAAACTACGCCGTTCAGGAACTAGGGATTACTCGTCTCATCTGTTTGATTCAGCCTAACCATAAAAAGTCTATCACTGTCGCATCTCGAATAGGGATGATCCTTCAAAAAGAATCAACGTTTAATACGATACCTGTAGACGTTTACAGTTGGGGTGAAAGTCAGAAATAA
- a CDS encoding cytoplasmic protein, with amino-acid sequence MQIQQYALALHQQIKADTVKKQCKMCGKVTTFTDTTIQRHNANGKNIYQFAIYKCPKNHSWNKKLNIYKSFTEHVNPLSIVPTSFIEIEPGEKITSMQKGDFACEIKITSVNGIFRIDRTLADHLEGWSRTEIAHNIKTGKILLNNGLTKPSQKLSVHDKIFIDGK; translated from the coding sequence ATGCAGATTCAACAATATGCTTTAGCGTTACATCAACAAATAAAGGCTGACACGGTAAAAAAACAGTGTAAAATGTGTGGAAAAGTTACCACATTTACCGATACGACCATTCAGAGGCACAATGCAAACGGAAAGAACATCTATCAGTTTGCGATATACAAATGTCCGAAAAACCATTCATGGAACAAAAAGCTCAACATTTATAAATCGTTCACTGAGCATGTGAATCCACTGTCAATCGTACCAACATCTTTTATAGAAATAGAGCCAGGTGAAAAGATTACCTCTATGCAAAAAGGGGATTTTGCATGCGAAATAAAGATAACATCGGTCAACGGGATCTTTCGTATCGATCGCACACTTGCGGATCATCTAGAAGGATGGAGCAGAACAGAAATCGCTCATAACATAAAAACAGGTAAGATTCTTTTAAACAATGGTTTAACAAAACCAAGTCAAAAGCTCTCAGTTCATGATAAGATTTTCATAGATGGAAAATAA
- a CDS encoding phage holin family protein, with translation MMSWFASLLINTVALMVVAGYFDAFHIENISAALLASVLLSLFNVFLKPILILLTLPVTIFSLGLFLIVINAALLSLTAELMGSSFNIDGFGMALLAAVIISLLNMFLTNFVLEPLRKKRKRN, from the coding sequence ATGATGAGCTGGTTTGCTTCTTTACTGATCAACACCGTTGCGCTGATGGTTGTAGCAGGGTACTTTGATGCTTTTCATATCGAAAACATCAGTGCTGCATTATTAGCCAGCGTTTTATTATCACTGTTTAACGTTTTTCTGAAGCCGATTCTTATCCTGTTGACTTTGCCTGTAACGATTTTTTCTTTAGGTTTATTTTTAATCGTCATTAACGCAGCACTTTTATCGTTAACGGCGGAATTGATGGGTAGCTCATTTAACATAGATGGATTCGGAATGGCTTTACTCGCTGCAGTCATTATTTCACTTCTCAATATGTTCCTGACCAATTTTGTTTTGGAACCATTAAGAAAGAAGCGGAAAAGAAACTAA
- a CDS encoding PspC domain-containing protein: MKKLKRSNDAKISGVCGGIAEYMNVDPTVVRLGTVALALFTAVIPVGLAYIIALAVMPEDGI, from the coding sequence ATGAAAAAACTGAAAAGGTCGAACGATGCTAAAATATCAGGAGTTTGTGGTGGAATTGCAGAGTATATGAATGTGGATCCGACGGTTGTACGGTTAGGAACAGTAGCACTTGCACTGTTTACAGCAGTTATCCCAGTTGGTCTAGCTTACATCATCGCGCTAGCTGTTATGCCAGAGGATGGCATATAA
- a CDS encoding DUF4097 family beta strand repeat-containing protein gives MEERKMILNMLNEGKISVEEAEKLLYALNDKKKLQLSSISPLSLKNKAVNGATAVKLPTSGYKVAKFFDRVVKRIKTVDFDLNFGPSEPVHYVFQDSHVMFQAMDIEVYNGSVTVVPWDRKDVQVECDAHVYKVPEGSSAKTKFRNETFYDCDATKMRFYSRNKHQKVNAVISIPREAYDEIKITTFNGPVKISDSHAKTLTVKTTVGAIAMNHCTGENVKASAANGSLTLNDCQFKDVEAETMNGPVRLSVDASQVRSETINGSIYCRFASAVEGYASFKTVTGKIETEFPETLELDAVLKTIVGGFVCDFESVEVREEKKEVTRKFLSFIANGGKSWPSFKLEAEAKTGSVVVLKAK, from the coding sequence ATGGAAGAACGCAAAATGATTTTAAACATGCTGAACGAAGGTAAGATCTCTGTTGAAGAAGCGGAGAAACTTTTGTATGCCCTTAACGATAAGAAGAAGCTGCAGCTGAGCTCTATCAGTCCTCTCAGTCTCAAAAATAAAGCCGTTAACGGTGCGACTGCTGTCAAACTTCCCACTTCCGGATATAAAGTGGCAAAGTTTTTTGATCGTGTTGTAAAGCGTATAAAAACGGTCGATTTTGATTTGAATTTTGGACCTTCTGAACCTGTTCACTATGTCTTTCAAGATAGCCATGTCATGTTTCAGGCGATGGACATCGAAGTATACAACGGTTCAGTAACGGTCGTACCTTGGGATCGAAAAGACGTGCAAGTCGAGTGCGATGCACATGTGTATAAAGTGCCAGAAGGATCTTCGGCCAAAACGAAATTTAGAAATGAAACGTTCTATGATTGTGATGCGACCAAGATGCGATTCTATTCAAGAAACAAGCATCAAAAGGTGAACGCCGTAATCTCCATTCCAAGAGAAGCGTATGATGAGATTAAGATCACAACGTTTAACGGTCCTGTAAAAATAAGTGATTCGCATGCAAAAACGCTGACAGTTAAAACGACTGTAGGAGCGATTGCGATGAACCACTGTACGGGGGAGAACGTGAAAGCTTCGGCTGCAAATGGTTCATTAACACTGAACGATTGTCAGTTTAAAGATGTAGAAGCAGAAACAATGAACGGACCTGTACGCCTTTCTGTAGATGCTTCACAGGTTCGGTCAGAAACCATAAATGGATCCATCTATTGCCGTTTTGCATCTGCAGTAGAAGGGTATGCATCTTTTAAGACGGTGACGGGAAAAATAGAAACAGAATTTCCAGAAACACTAGAGCTTGATGCCGTTCTTAAAACAATCGTTGGCGGATTTGTTTGTGATTTTGAGTCCGTTGAGGTGCGTGAAGAAAAGAAAGAAGTGACTCGTAAGTTTCTTTCGTTTATCGCGAATGGAGGTAAGAGCTGGCCATCTTTTAAATTGGAGGCGGAAGCAAAAACAGGCTCTGTTGTGGTGCTAAAAGCGAAATAG
- a CDS encoding DUF4870 domain-containing protein, with product MKEGSKKIISALCYFSLFFAPFLFPIAVYLIADEPEVMEHAKKSFLSHLLPIIAVPLGIIIVFETQYHLIAIVISALIFGTLTLIVMIWNIVKGIKVIVS from the coding sequence ATGAAGGAAGGCTCGAAAAAAATCATTTCTGCACTATGCTATTTTAGTTTGTTTTTTGCACCGTTTCTATTTCCGATCGCTGTGTATCTTATCGCAGATGAGCCTGAAGTGATGGAGCACGCAAAGAAATCATTTTTATCCCATCTACTGCCCATTATCGCTGTTCCATTAGGTATTATTATTGTTTTTGAAACGCAATATCATCTTATCGCTATTGTTATAAGTGCGCTCATTTTCGGAACGCTGACATTAATTGTGATGATCTGGAATATTGTTAAAGGAATAAAGGTAATTGTCTCATAA
- the uvrA gene encoding excinuclease ABC subunit UvrA, protein MATNQNIIVKGARAHNLKNIDITIPRDKLVVLTGLSGSGKSSLAFDTIYAEGQRRYVESLSAYARQFLGQMDKPDVDSIEGLSPAISIDQKTTSRNPRSTVGTVTEIYDYLRLLFARIGRPVCPVHNVEITSQTIEQMVDRILEYPERTKLQILAPVVSGRKGEHVKALEDIKKQGYVRVRIDGEMREISEEIKLEKNKKHTIEIVIDRIVVKEGVATRLADSLEAALNLGGGSVVVDVMEEEELLFSQNHACPHCGFSIGELEPRLFSFNSPFGACSSCDGLGVKLEVDPELVIPDWSRSLRDNAIAPWEPISSQYYPQLLESICNHFGIDMDVPVESLPKDQMDKILNGSKEYLTFTYKNDFGQVRKNEIQFEGVLGNIQRRYRETSSDYIREQMEGYMAQKPCPTCKGHRLKKEALSVLINGKHIGETTALSITEAKEFFDNLDLTNKERAIAKLILREIVDRSGFLINVGLDYLTLSRAAGTLSGGEAQRIRLATQVGSRLMGVLYILDEPSIGLHQRDNDRLIRTLEEMRSLGNTLIVVEHDEDTMLAADYVIDIGPGAGAHGGVITSQGTPQEIMEDPASLTGQYLSGKKFIPLPKERRKPDGRYIEVKGATENNLKNVSAKIPLGLFTGVTGVSGSGKSTLVNEILHKALAQKLHRAKDKPGAHKTIKGLEHIDKVIDIDQSPIGRTPRSNPATYTGVFDDIRDVFASTNEAKVRGYKKGRFSFNVKGGRCEACRGDGIIKIEMHFLPDVYVPCEVCHGKRYNRETLEVKYKGKNIADILDMTVEDSVEFFANIPKINRKLKTILDVGLGYIKLGQSATTLSGGEAQRVKLASQLHKRSTGKTIYILDEPTTGLHVDDISRLLVVLQRLVDNGDSVLVIEHNLDVIKQCDHLVDLGPEGGDKGGMIVGAGTPEELAEIDASHTGRYLAPILKRDKKRMTGKIKEKETIK, encoded by the coding sequence TTGGCTACCAATCAAAACATAATTGTAAAGGGTGCTAGAGCCCATAATTTAAAGAATATAGATATTACGATCCCGCGTGATAAGCTGGTTGTTTTAACCGGCTTATCTGGTTCGGGTAAATCTTCACTTGCTTTTGATACGATCTATGCAGAAGGGCAGCGTCGTTACGTTGAATCTCTTTCTGCTTATGCTCGTCAGTTCCTAGGACAGATGGATAAGCCAGATGTGGACTCGATTGAGGGTCTGTCACCTGCTATTTCGATCGATCAGAAAACCACAAGCCGTAACCCTCGTTCAACGGTAGGTACGGTTACGGAAATCTATGACTATCTTCGACTTTTATTCGCGCGTATCGGCCGACCGGTATGTCCTGTTCATAACGTGGAGATCACTTCGCAAACGATTGAACAAATGGTAGACCGAATTTTAGAATATCCTGAGCGTACGAAGCTTCAAATTTTAGCACCTGTTGTTTCCGGTCGAAAAGGGGAACATGTTAAGGCTCTTGAAGATATTAAGAAGCAGGGGTATGTTCGTGTTCGTATAGACGGAGAGATGCGTGAGATCTCTGAGGAAATTAAGCTTGAGAAAAATAAAAAACATACGATTGAAATCGTAATCGACCGTATCGTTGTAAAAGAAGGAGTCGCTACTCGTCTAGCTGATTCTCTTGAGGCGGCACTCAACCTTGGTGGAGGAAGTGTTGTCGTTGATGTTATGGAAGAAGAGGAACTTCTATTCTCACAAAACCATGCCTGTCCACATTGTGGTTTTTCAATTGGCGAACTAGAGCCACGTCTGTTTTCCTTTAATAGTCCGTTCGGGGCGTGCTCTTCATGTGATGGTTTAGGAGTAAAACTCGAAGTGGATCCAGAGCTAGTTATTCCTGACTGGAGCCGTTCTTTACGTGATAACGCCATTGCGCCATGGGAACCGATCAGTTCGCAATATTATCCGCAGCTTTTAGAGAGCATCTGTAACCACTTTGGTATTGATATGGATGTACCGGTTGAATCTCTTCCGAAAGATCAAATGGATAAAATTCTAAATGGAAGTAAGGAGTACCTTACGTTCACTTACAAAAATGATTTTGGTCAAGTTCGTAAAAACGAGATTCAATTTGAAGGCGTACTAGGCAACATTCAGCGCAGATATCGCGAAACGAGTTCAGATTATATTCGTGAACAGATGGAAGGATACATGGCGCAAAAGCCATGTCCGACATGTAAAGGGCATCGTCTGAAAAAAGAAGCTCTTTCTGTTTTGATCAACGGAAAACATATCGGTGAAACGACTGCTCTTTCAATTACAGAAGCAAAAGAATTCTTCGATAACCTTGATCTCACGAATAAAGAGCGTGCGATCGCGAAGCTCATTCTACGCGAAATCGTGGATCGCTCAGGTTTCTTGATCAATGTGGGACTAGATTATCTAACGCTAAGCCGAGCAGCTGGTACTCTATCTGGTGGTGAAGCACAGCGAATTCGCCTTGCGACTCAAGTTGGGTCACGTTTGATGGGTGTTCTTTATATTCTAGATGAGCCATCCATCGGCCTTCATCAGAGAGACAATGATCGATTGATTCGAACACTAGAAGAAATGCGTTCTCTAGGGAATACGTTGATCGTCGTTGAGCATGATGAAGACACGATGCTTGCAGCAGACTATGTGATTGATATCGGTCCTGGAGCAGGTGCTCACGGTGGCGTGATCACATCACAAGGTACTCCACAAGAGATCATGGAAGATCCGGCATCTCTGACAGGACAATACTTGTCTGGTAAAAAGTTTATCCCTCTTCCGAAAGAAAGACGTAAGCCAGATGGAAGATATATTGAAGTTAAGGGTGCAACAGAAAATAACTTAAAAAACGTATCTGCTAAAATCCCATTAGGTCTATTTACTGGAGTTACAGGTGTTTCGGGATCCGGGAAGAGTACGCTTGTGAATGAGATCCTGCATAAAGCTCTTGCACAAAAGCTGCATCGTGCAAAGGACAAGCCAGGTGCTCATAAGACTATTAAGGGTCTAGAACATATTGATAAAGTTATAGATATCGACCAATCTCCAATCGGCCGAACACCACGATCAAATCCTGCGACATATACCGGTGTATTTGATGATATTCGTGATGTTTTTGCATCAACGAATGAAGCGAAGGTACGTGGATATAAAAAAGGACGTTTCTCTTTCAACGTTAAAGGTGGCCGTTGTGAAGCTTGCCGTGGAGACGGAATCATTAAAATAGAAATGCATTTCTTGCCTGATGTATACGTACCATGTGAAGTTTGTCATGGTAAACGTTATAACAGAGAAACATTAGAAGTGAAGTATAAAGGGAAAAACATCGCAGATATCTTAGACATGACAGTAGAAGACTCTGTTGAGTTTTTTGCCAATATCCCTAAAATCAATCGTAAGCTAAAGACCATCCTTGATGTAGGTCTTGGCTATATTAAGCTCGGCCAATCTGCTACAACTCTTTCTGGAGGAGAAGCACAGCGTGTGAAGCTCGCGTCACAGCTTCATAAGCGTTCAACGGGTAAAACGATCTACATTCTAGACGAGCCAACTACGGGTCTTCATGTAGATGATATCTCTCGCTTGCTTGTTGTTCTCCAAAGGCTTGTAGATAACGGAGACTCTGTGCTTGTGATCGAGCATAACCTCGACGTGATCAAGCAATGTGATCATTTAGTCGACCTTGGACCTGAAGGTGGGGACAAGGGAGGTATGATTGTGGGTGCTGGTACACCAGAGGAACTAGCTGAGATTGATGCTTCTCACACCGGCCGTTATCTAGCACCAATTTTAAAACGGGATAAGAAGCGAATGACTGGGAAGATCAAAGAGAAAGAAACCATTAAATAA